In Archocentrus centrarchus isolate MPI-CPG fArcCen1 chromosome 16, fArcCen1, whole genome shotgun sequence, a single window of DNA contains:
- the rpz gene encoding protein rapunzel — translation MMEDDITEEKAKLKQGLVKVLQCVATISSAAAVVNPIFGVAGSLIRVVLHHIDDEDIRTLKREFASVNRGLDQLSQMNRCTLVQIKKETLDGQYNQVEENLKNQFRKFMEMVEARPEHRERKKDDFEESYANDLGDQNLHTLYDGVVGKRKLFSRPILEVYLKYSQGDRHTMERLCTRLTYLFCIGLIALMGYAAVIGDDEEGLSEEWAEKMEHVQEKMQEALSRCN, via the coding sequence ATGATGGAAGATGATATCACTGAGGAGAAGGCCAAGCTGAAGCAGGGCCTGGTCaaagtgctgcagtgtgtgGCCACCATCTCCTCAGCAGCTGCTGTAGTGAACCCCATTTTTGGTGTCGCCGGCTCCCTGATCCGGGTGGTGCTGCACCACATTGACGATGAGGACATTCGTACCCTGAAGCGCGAGTTCGCCTCGGTCAACCGGGGGCTGGACCAGCTCTCCCAGATGAATCGCTGCACGCTTGTGCAGATCAAGAAGGAAACGCTGGATGGCCAGTACAATCAGGTTGAGGAGAACCTGAAGAACCAGTTCAGGAAGTTCATGGAGATGGTGGAGGCACGGCCGGAGCACCGCGAGCGCAAGAAGGACGACTTTGAGGAGAGTTATGCCAATGACTTGGGTGACCAGAACCTGCACACGCTGTATGATGGGGTGGTAGGGAAGCGGAAGCTCTTCAGTAGACCCATCCTGGAAGTCTACCTGAAGTACTCGCAAGGCGACCGCCACACAATGGAGCGACTGTGCACGCGCCTCACCTACCTGTTCTGCATCGGGCTCATCGCCCTCATGGGCTACGCGGCCGTCATCGGAGACGACGAGGAGGGCCTGAGCGAGGAGTGGGCGGAGAAGATGGAGCACGTGCAGGAGAAAATGCAGGAAGCGCTCAGCAGGTGCAACTGA
- the rpz4 gene encoding rapunzel 4 produces MADKLQKLVADKKDMVETVMEVFEQGAEMVASIAGDLFPVFSIAAPIVKLALDNVESKEAAFMKEQFQKVRDRLEVVSEELQRINDEIKKSGVDATYFPVEENITNQFRKYMDILNAKPKFREVKKKLFLEHFAKTGGDKNLHTLYNVVMGENFSGESVLEIILNYEEKSRRAMEDFCARLKKLFCIGLIALLGHAALKGYDEEDDLLKDWSEKMKAVQGRMNAVIEDCIVSFPKQAEEDSRRLVRDQPNLTNQQLADAIIEQLKKKYDWVGWSVRIFRSPSGLFANKKDFHCSTGKSRFQVPSSDEKLNVWVSYSSSPEPVDKSHIQQLIQSQKKLAVVGVAEFLFEKLPGDCVVHTIKTTKDLACSSSFEDDLHYWEEHKNFYVCVHSA; encoded by the coding sequence ATGGCAGACAAGCTGCAGAAGCTCGTGGCTGACAAGAAGGACATGGTGGAGACCGTGATGGAAGTGTTTGAGCAGGGAGCTGAAATGGTGGCCAGTATCGCCGGGGATCTCTTCCCCGTCTTCTCCATTGCTGCCCCGATTGTCAAACTGGCTCTGGATAACGTGGAGAGCAAAGAGGCTGCATTCATGAAGGAGCAGTTTCAGAAGGTCAGAGATCGTCTGGAGGTGGTGTCCGAGGAGCTTCAGCGGATCAACGACGAGATCAAGAAGAGTGGAGTGGATGCTACGTACTTCCCCGTGGAGGAAAACATCACTAACCAGTTCAGGAAGTACATGGACATCCTCAACGCCAAACCCAAGTTCCGGGAAGTGAAGAAGAAGCTCTTCCTGGAGCATTTTGCCAAAACCGGAGGCGATAAAAATCTTCACACCTTATACAACGTTGTGATGGGAGAAAATTTCTCCGGGGAATCTGTGCTCGAGATCATCCTGAACTATGAGGAGAAGAGTCGCCGGGCGATGGAGGACTTCTGTGCCCGTCTGAAGAAGCTCTTCTGCATTGGGCTCATTGCATTGCTGGGCCACGCTGCACTCAAAGGATATGATGAGGAGGACGATCTTCTGAAAGACTGGAGTGAGAAGATGAAGGCTGTCCAGGGTAGAATGAATGCTGTCATCGAAGACTGCATCGTCAGCTTCCCCAAACAAGCTGAAGAAGATTCCCGCCGACTGGTGAGAGACCAGCCAAACTTAACCAACCAGCAGCTAGCTGATGCTATCATAgagcagctgaagaagaagtACGACTGGGTGGGCTGGTCTGTGCGTATTTTCAGGTCTCCTTCGGGCCTGTTCGCCAACAAGAAGGATTTCCACTGCTCAACGGGAAAGAGCCGCTTCCAGGTCCCTTCATCAGACGAGAAACTGAACGTGTGGGTGTCCTACAGCTCCTCTCCCGAGCCTGTGGACAAGAGCCACATCCAGCAGCTGATCCAGTCTCAGAAGAAACTGGCAGTGGTCGGGGTAGCTGAGTTCCTATTTGAGAAGTTACCTGGTGACTGTGTGGTTCACACAATCAAAACCACCAAAGATCTGGCCTGCTCATCGAGCTTCGAAGATGACCTTCACTACTGGGAGGAGCACAAGAACTTCTACGTCTGTGTTCATTCAGCTTGA
- the rpz6 gene encoding rapunzel 6 has translation MTNPLEKAVAQKKEAIEAVMDMFQRGAEVLASAVGELFPLCEAAAPVLRLALDNVHSKEVFYVKEQFLTVKNKLDVLSSQLEDIDCEIKKGKLDSQYFSVEENIRNQFRKYMDILEAKEQFREVKKRLFLEHFAKTGGEKNLRVLCDALMGTNCFGESILDVVEGYVARNRRLLEDFCVWMKELLCLGLIALLGHCALTRGQEEEQDKIQEWSSKIEEVESRMKSAIESCIAAFPEQAKLDTQRLLQENQEDNLQDTTQQLLEFLVKKYDWVSWSVRLINHSGSTYRNWRAGEHFHHVAGQNWFEVLQVNNINLVVSYSTKPQPVPRDWIRQLMEAQGKKGNAPAVVEVLEKQLGGFVVHAVSRHKESAAAWSFPEDCHYWERHKNVAVCVHSE, from the exons ATGACTAATCCACTGGAGAAGGCTGTGGCCCAGAAGAAGGAGGCCATTGAGGCGGTGATGGACATGTTTCAGAGGGGGGCCGAGGTGTTGGCCAGTGCGGTGGGGGAGCTCTTTCCTCTTTGTGAGGCTGCTGCTCCGGTCCTGCGTCTGGCCTTAGACAACGTCCACAGCAAAGAGGTCTTCTATGTCAAAGAGCAGTTCCTGACAGTGAAGAACAAGCTCGATGTGCTCTCGAGCCAACTGGAGGACATTGACTGCGAGATCAAGAAGGGGAAACTGGACTCCCAGTACTTCTCAGTGGAGGAGAACATTAGGAACCAGTTTAGGAAGTACATGGATATACTGGAAGCAAAAGAGCAGTTCagggaggtgaagaagaggCTGTTTTTGGAGCACTTTGCCAAAACCGGAGGAGAGAAGAACCTGCGTGTGCTCTGTGATGCTCTCATGGGGACTAACTGCTTTGGAGAGTCCATTTTAGACGTGGTAGAAGG GTATGTGGCAAGGAACCGGCGCCTTCTGGAAGATTTCTGTGTTTGGATGAAGgagcttctctgcttgggcCTGATTGCTCTGCTGGGCCACTGCGCCTTAACTCGGGGccaagaggaggagcaggacaAAATCCAAGAGTGGAGCAGCAAAATCGAAGAAGTTGAGTCCAGGATGAAGTCAGCCATTGAGTCTTGCATTGCTGCTTTCCCAGAgcaagcaaaactagacacccAACGTCTCCTGCAGGAGAACCAAGAAGATAATCTTCAGGATACAACTCAGCAGCTTTTAGAGTTCTTGGTGAAAAAGTACGACTGGGTCAGCTGGTCAGTGCGGCTGATCAACCATTCAGGCAGCACCTACAGGAACTGGCGAGCAGGGGAGCATTTTCATCACGTGGCAGGGCAGAACTGGTTCGAGGTGCTCCAGGTGAACAACATCAACCTGGTGGTGTCGTACAGCACCAAACCGCAGCCTGTGCCCCGCGACTGGATCAGGCAGCTGATGGAGGCTCAGGGGAAGAAGGGAAATGCCCCAGCTGTGGTGGAGGTGCTGGAGAAGCAGCTGGGTGGGTTTGTTGTTCATGCAGTCAGTCGCCACAAGGAGTCCGCAGCTGCGTGGAGCTTTCCGGAAGACTGCCATTACTGGGAGAGGCACAAGAACGTGGCTGTGTGCGTGCACTCGGAGTAA
- the rpz5 gene encoding rapunzel 5, with translation MNSVADWLVQNRDKIEKGVEIMGQASEVLAATVGQLHPVLEAVFVASAELLSNPDSKEARYLTQQFELVNQKLEGIQDEIDKLALELQRTSMNKQNFDREAQMLSQYEKFQDFVNAKPKFKEKKMEKFISHYENTDMDVNLDALYNAVTGENTSGDPMLDIVVATEQRSRRAVEDFCAQLKKLFVVGIIAVMGYAALKEGGVGEEMVTKWQGRMEEVEKRMKAAVDDCTENFAQQAKLDIEHLVQENPGIVDQGFTKSILDALARKYDWVNWSIRAFNDRERIFFFNWLAGKKYHGSGGANWFDLLTKTKIKVVVSFCVDPKPINKSQIQEQIEQQKLKGNMMAVALALNKSFPNCLVHAVSHYKAVVESNNFQGDCYYFGKHKRAYLCIHPE, from the coding sequence ATGAACAGTGTGGCAGACTGGCTCGTGCAGAACAGGGACAAGATTGAGAAAGGTGTGGAGATCATGGGGCAAGCCTCTGAGGTGCTAGCTGCCACCGTGGGCCAGCTTCACCCCGTTCTGGAGGCCGTGTTCGTGGCCTCGGCCGAGCTGCTCAGCAACCCGGACAGCAAAGAGGCTCGCTACCTAACTCAGCAATTCGAGCTGGTCAACCAGAAACTTGAAGGAATCCAAGATGAGATTGACAAACTTGCCCTGGAGCTGCAGAGGACGTCGATGAACAAGCAGAACTTTGATCGAGAGGCGCAGATGCTCAGTCAGTACGAGAAATTTCAGGACTTTGTCAACGCCAAGCCAAAGTTCAAGGAGAAGAAGATGGAGAAATTCATCAGCCATTATGAGAACACCGATATGGATGTGAACTTGGATGCTCTCTACAATGCTGTCACTGGGGAGAACACCTCAGGAGACCCTATGCTGGACATTGTAGTCGCTACAGAGCAGAGAAGCAGAAGGGCGGTGGAGGACTTCTGTGCTCAGCTGAAGAAGCTTTTTGTGGTTGGTATCATTGCTGTCATGGGTTATGCCGCCCTCAAGGAAGGAGGAGTCGGGGAGGAGATGGTGACAAAGTGGCAGGGAcgaatggaggaagtggaaaaacgAATGAAAGCAGCTGTGGATGACTGTACAGAGAACTTCGCCCAGCAAGCCAAGCTGGATATAGAGCACCTAGTTCAGGAGAACCCTGGCATTGTTGATCAGGGCTTCACCAAATCAATCCTGGATGCTCTGGCTAGGAAGTATGACTGGGTGAACTGGTCCATCAGGGCCTTCAACGACCGGGAgcgcattttcttttttaactggCTAGCTGGAAAGAAGTACCATGGAAGCGGAGGAGCCAACTGGTTTGACCTTTTGACCAAGACCAAGATCAAAGTGGTGGTCTCGTTCTGTGTCGACCCCAAGCCGATCAACAAGAGTCAGATCCAGGAGCAGATTGAGCAGCAGAAGCTGAAGGGGAACATGATGGCAGTGGCTCTGGCTTTGAACAAGAGCTTCCCCAACTGCCTGGTCCATGCCGTCAGCCATTACAAGGCGGTGGTGGAGTCCAACAACTTCCAAGGGGATTGTTACTACTTTGGAAAACACAAAAGAGCCTACCTGTGCATCCACCCTGAATAG